The proteins below come from a single Mucilaginibacter mali genomic window:
- a CDS encoding SusC/RagA family TonB-linked outer membrane protein: MKGIFTKTPVLIAFCCLLFITSVFAQNTTVTGVVTDGLARVSLPGTSVVVKGTTNGTQTDVNGKYTISAPANAILVFTSIGYDKQEIAISGKTEINVTLTSTTQQLNQVVVVGYGTQRKRDLTGAISSVKGEDISKFTVTNPIAALQGNVAGLSIVNSGTPGASPVVRIRGIASTTTADPLYVVDGLLQTNIDFLNPNDIETIDLLKDASSTAIYGLRGANGVIAITTKRAAKGKTTVSFQTNVGIQHVNNKIDVVDANGFKKLYSAQLANLNAAPFDYTNYTANTNWQDLILQNAVINTNNLTVSNNNDKSTTVFNVGYSNQDGVVKYGNYKKYLVRLTEEIKLNNNIKVGGSVNGFRWTQDPTAVGLNAGVYAAPIVGVQQPGTGLYYTMPSFQRAQVGNPLYAIDRGRGNSINGGYRINGNVFAEVRFLKDFVFRSTFYTDLGFNNARSYSGLPYTVVNLGEGTTPTATFFDNTVRTSVSQSANEYRNFQQDHVVTYDKDLANGHRLSVTAGFTTFHTSSTLLSGSRTDTTLNVPFNSDLWYLNIINANNPVSNSGSGTLETQAGGFARASYAYKNKYLVNATIRRDGSSRFAPQNRWGTFGSVGLGWVASDEDFFKKFAPAIDYMKFRASFGKQGNQNGVQPNLYQQTLTTASTAVFGDNVYPAIKYAYRPDSNLHWETVTGIDVGMELRLLRNRLTVDVGLYNKTSDGILTSFVLPGSADQSQRYYTNLGKVTNKGIEVNLGWSDNIGKDFSYRINTNFSYNKNVVNSLGNSTEFKLLGNGGNNVTESSQSIGYFYGYKQVGIYQSTADLTNQPHFSNSLPGDIAYADINGDGQITTADRTYLGTPFPPYSYGLSVSLGYKGFDALLSGQGVAGNKIWLQRRTANFAVLNYESNRLNAWTAPGTSNVEPILDNSRGNNYLFSSYYLEPGDYFRLRNIQLGYSLPINVVSKIGIQRIRVFVSGENLKVWTKATGYSPEPQLGDILGAGADNGTYPVPAIYTVGVNVTF, encoded by the coding sequence ATGAAAGGAATTTTTACTAAAACTCCGGTTTTAATTGCCTTTTGCTGTCTCCTGTTTATTACTTCCGTTTTCGCGCAAAACACTACCGTAACAGGTGTGGTTACCGACGGATTGGCCCGTGTAAGTTTGCCCGGTACAAGTGTGGTAGTAAAGGGCACAACCAACGGCACACAAACAGATGTTAACGGCAAGTATACCATCAGCGCGCCTGCAAACGCTATTTTGGTATTTACGTCAATCGGCTACGATAAGCAAGAGATCGCCATTAGCGGAAAAACAGAGATCAACGTAACATTAACCAGTACCACCCAGCAACTTAACCAGGTGGTGGTTGTAGGTTACGGTACGCAACGCAAGCGCGACCTTACCGGCGCCATTAGCAGTGTTAAGGGCGAAGATATTTCTAAATTCACCGTTACCAACCCTATTGCGGCTTTGCAGGGTAATGTTGCAGGTTTATCAATAGTAAACTCGGGCACGCCTGGTGCATCGCCGGTTGTGCGTATACGTGGTATAGCCAGTACTACAACAGCCGATCCGCTTTATGTGGTAGATGGTTTGCTGCAAACCAATATCGATTTCCTTAATCCTAACGATATTGAAACCATCGACCTGTTAAAGGACGCTTCTTCTACCGCTATCTACGGCCTGCGTGGTGCAAATGGTGTAATAGCCATTACCACTAAGCGTGCGGCCAAAGGCAAAACGACAGTAAGTTTCCAAACCAATGTTGGTATACAGCATGTAAACAATAAAATTGATGTGGTAGATGCCAACGGCTTCAAAAAGCTCTACAGCGCGCAGTTGGCCAATCTTAATGCAGCCCCTTTTGATTATACCAATTATACCGCCAACACCAACTGGCAGGATCTGATCCTGCAAAACGCGGTGATCAACACCAATAACCTTACGGTATCCAATAATAACGATAAAAGCACAACGGTATTTAACGTTGGCTACAGCAATCAGGATGGTGTAGTTAAATACGGCAACTATAAAAAATACCTGGTACGCCTTACCGAAGAAATTAAGCTAAACAACAACATTAAAGTTGGCGGTAGCGTAAACGGCTTTAGATGGACACAGGACCCGACAGCCGTAGGTTTGAATGCCGGTGTTTATGCCGCCCCTATTGTGGGTGTGCAGCAACCGGGCACAGGTTTATACTATACCATGCCATCATTTCAGCGCGCGCAGGTGGGCAACCCACTGTACGCTATCGACCGTGGTCGCGGAAACTCTATAAATGGTGGTTACCGCATTAATGGTAACGTATTTGCCGAAGTGAGGTTCCTTAAGGATTTCGTATTCCGCTCTACCTTTTATACCGACCTTGGCTTTAACAATGCCCGCAGCTATAGCGGCCTCCCATACACCGTTGTTAACTTAGGCGAGGGTACTACACCAACGGCTACCTTTTTTGATAATACCGTGCGTACCAGTGTTAGCCAAAGCGCCAACGAGTACCGCAACTTCCAGCAAGATCATGTGGTAACGTATGATAAGGACCTTGCAAACGGACACAGATTAAGTGTAACCGCCGGTTTTACCACCTTCCATACATCAAGCACCTTGTTAAGCGGCTCGCGTACGGATACTACGCTGAATGTGCCGTTTAATTCGGATCTGTGGTATTTAAACATCATCAATGCAAACAACCCGGTTAGCAACAGTGGCAGTGGTACATTAGAAACACAGGCCGGCGGCTTTGCACGTGCAAGCTACGCCTACAAAAACAAATACCTGGTTAACGCCACTATCCGCCGCGACGGTAGTTCGCGCTTTGCGCCGCAAAACCGTTGGGGTACTTTTGGCAGCGTTGGTTTAGGCTGGGTTGCAAGCGACGAAGATTTCTTCAAAAAATTTGCGCCTGCAATTGATTATATGAAGTTTCGCGCGTCGTTTGGTAAACAAGGTAATCAAAACGGTGTTCAACCAAACCTGTATCAGCAAACTTTAACCACAGCCAGCACAGCCGTGTTTGGCGATAATGTTTATCCGGCTATTAAATATGCCTATCGCCCCGATTCAAACCTGCACTGGGAAACTGTTACAGGTATTGATGTGGGCATGGAGTTACGTTTGCTGCGCAACCGTTTAACTGTTGATGTTGGCTTGTACAATAAAACATCCGATGGTATTTTAACAAGCTTTGTGTTACCTGGTTCGGCAGATCAATCCCAACGATATTATACCAACCTTGGTAAGGTAACCAACAAAGGTATCGAGGTTAACCTGGGCTGGAGCGATAATATTGGTAAGGATTTCAGCTATCGGATCAATACCAACTTCAGCTACAATAAAAACGTAGTGAACTCGCTTGGTAACAGCACCGAATTTAAATTATTGGGCAATGGTGGTAACAACGTTACCGAGTCAAGTCAGTCTATCGGTTATTTTTACGGTTACAAACAGGTAGGTATTTACCAGTCGACTGCCGATTTAACCAACCAGCCGCACTTCAGCAATTCATTACCGGGCGATATCGCATACGCTGATATTAACGGCGACGGCCAGATCACTACTGCCGACCGTACTTATCTTGGCACGCCGTTCCCGCCATATAGCTATGGTTTAAGCGTGTCTTTAGGCTACAAAGGGTTTGATGCGTTATTATCGGGCCAGGGTGTTGCCGGTAACAAAATATGGCTGCAACGCCGTACCGCTAACTTCGCTGTGCTTAATTATGAAAGCAACCGCCTTAACGCATGGACCGCACCCGGTACAAGCAACGTGGAGCCAATTTTAGATAACTCGCGCGGTAATAACTACCTGTTCAGCTCGTATTACCTGGAACCCGGCGATTATTTCCGCCTGCGTAACATACAGTTAGGCTATAGTTTGCCAATTAACGTGGTAAGTAAAATTGGCATACAGCGTATAAGGGTATTTGTAAGCGGCGAAAACTTAAAAGTGTGGACAAAAGCTACCGGCTACTCGCCCGAACCGCAATTGGGTGATATTTTGGGTGCAGGTGCCGATAACGGAACCTACCCGGTACCTGCTATTTATACTGTTGGTGTAAACGTAACTTTCTAA
- a CDS encoding glucoamylase family protein, translated as MLSIRLYQFYYSCILVAFLCCFASCKKSSPGGDGGTTVADATLAFTVNGSYNGTLSYPGLGTSPTVVINFSEAIDPATVTSGVSFTTGSSSVAYNQQLQNGNKTLTITPQQALLSLSSYTLSIGNTIKTANGGRLINPVNITLGTGLDDTDKFPRISDDDLLTLVQKQTFKYFYDMAHPVSGMALERNTAGNTVTSGGSGFGIMALVTGVSRNFITRAEGLARMQKIVAFLKTADRFHGAYSHWIDGNTGKALPFSTKDDGGDLVETSYLMAGLLTARQYFNGTDAAETTLRNDINTLYNGVEWSWYRNNNSNVLYWHWSPNYNWDMNVPIRGWNECLITYVMAGSSTTYPIPKSVYDAGWAQNGAMKNGNTYYGAQLPLGPANGGPLFLDQYSFLGINPKGLSDAYANYETQAKAHTLINYNYCKANPKAYLGYGENCWGLTASDIPGGYAASSPTNDLGVIAPTAAISSMPYTPTESMQALKFFYYKIGHKTWGTYGFYDAFNLQTQWFASSTLAIDQGPIIIMIENYRTGLIWNLFMSCPEVKAGMRNFGFTGPNL; from the coding sequence ATGCTATCTATCCGTCTCTATCAATTTTACTACAGCTGCATATTGGTAGCCTTTTTATGTTGCTTTGCATCCTGCAAAAAAAGTTCGCCGGGGGGCGATGGCGGCACCACTGTTGCCGATGCCACACTTGCCTTTACCGTTAATGGATCATACAATGGCACATTAAGCTATCCCGGCTTAGGCACCAGTCCAACGGTCGTTATCAATTTCAGCGAAGCTATCGATCCGGCAACTGTTACTTCGGGTGTTTCATTTACTACGGGCAGCAGTTCGGTAGCATATAATCAACAATTACAAAATGGTAATAAAACGCTTACCATCACGCCGCAACAAGCTTTGCTTTCGTTAAGCAGCTATACGCTTAGTATCGGCAATACTATTAAAACAGCCAACGGCGGCCGATTGATCAACCCGGTAAATATCACTTTAGGTACTGGCTTGGATGATACCGATAAATTTCCCCGCATTAGCGATGATGACCTGCTTACCCTGGTGCAAAAGCAAACCTTTAAGTATTTTTATGATATGGCCCATCCGGTTAGCGGCATGGCGCTGGAGCGTAATACAGCGGGCAATACCGTAACCTCGGGTGGATCAGGCTTTGGTATAATGGCACTGGTTACCGGCGTTAGCCGCAACTTTATTACCCGTGCCGAAGGTTTGGCGCGCATGCAAAAGATAGTGGCCTTCCTTAAAACGGCCGACCGTTTCCACGGGGCCTATTCGCACTGGATAGATGGTAATACCGGCAAGGCCCTGCCTTTCAGCACAAAGGATGATGGCGGCGACCTGGTAGAAACATCGTACCTGATGGCCGGTTTATTAACCGCACGCCAATACTTTAACGGTACCGATGCTGCCGAAACCACCTTACGTAACGACATTAACACGTTGTACAATGGCGTGGAATGGAGCTGGTACCGCAATAATAACAGCAATGTGCTTTACTGGCACTGGAGCCCCAACTACAATTGGGATATGAATGTGCCCATCCGTGGCTGGAACGAATGTTTGATCACCTACGTAATGGCAGGTTCGTCAACTACCTATCCAATTCCTAAGTCGGTATACGACGCGGGCTGGGCGCAAAATGGCGCTATGAAAAATGGCAATACCTATTATGGCGCACAACTGCCTTTAGGCCCGGCAAATGGCGGCCCATTGTTCCTGGATCAGTACTCGTTCCTGGGTATCAACCCTAAAGGTTTAAGCGACGCTTATGCCAATTACGAAACACAGGCCAAAGCACATACTTTAATTAATTACAACTATTGCAAAGCCAACCCTAAAGCCTATTTAGGTTATGGCGAAAACTGCTGGGGCTTAACTGCCAGCGATATCCCGGGCGGCTATGCGGCCAGTTCACCTACTAACGATCTGGGGGTGATTGCGCCAACGGCAGCCATATCGTCTATGCCATACACGCCAACTGAATCGATGCAGGCTCTTAAATTTTTTTACTATAAAATTGGCCATAAAACCTGGGGTACTTATGGCTTTTACGATGCTTTCAATTTGCAAACGCAATGGTTCGCGTCATCAACCCTGGCTATCGATCAGGGGCCTATCATCATCATGATAGAGAATTATCGTACAGGGCTGATCTGGAATTTATTTATGAGCTGTCCCGAAGTTAAAGCCGGTATGCGAAACTTTGGTTTCACCGGTCCTAATTTATAA
- a CDS encoding LamG domain-containing protein has translation MKFSTLYKSGAFVLLALSATVWSSCQKDGNPNKLPSVSTDTYVGKVDGFNSSEEIYPSNLVAYWNFDNTTNEKISGTASTSGSGNTFITAGVKGQALALNAGYLYYANQFNAFKTAALKSFTVSAWVQILNNGSKKTMLFQLARPTMFNGNINFVLETNSRAATITDAITIHPTFLGQNGGTQDNLNASNGTFLFQSPKIGANVWAHMVITYDASTGIFQIWGNGVKIGVPAYQSRGTGTTLFNSFEPSEVIFGGNYNVIPGKTVSTDTSFGAMTGSIDEVRVYNVCLPDAYIISLYKLGLAGK, from the coding sequence ATGAAATTTTCAACATTATATAAAAGCGGCGCGTTTGTATTGCTGGCATTATCGGCAACCGTGTGGTCATCATGCCAAAAAGACGGCAACCCCAATAAGCTGCCATCGGTATCTACAGACACCTACGTGGGTAAGGTAGATGGCTTCAACAGTTCGGAAGAGATCTACCCGAGCAACCTGGTAGCCTACTGGAACTTTGATAACACCACTAACGAGAAGATCAGCGGCACAGCCTCAACATCGGGCAGTGGTAATACGTTCATCACCGCCGGTGTAAAAGGCCAGGCACTGGCGCTTAATGCCGGCTATCTGTATTATGCCAACCAGTTTAACGCGTTTAAAACCGCGGCTTTAAAAAGCTTTACGGTGAGCGCATGGGTACAGATATTGAACAACGGTTCTAAAAAGACCATGCTGTTCCAACTGGCCCGCCCTACCATGTTTAACGGTAACATCAATTTTGTGCTGGAGACCAACTCGCGTGCGGCTACCATTACCGATGCCATCACCATTCATCCTACATTTTTAGGACAGAACGGCGGCACACAGGATAACCTGAACGCATCTAACGGTACCTTCCTGTTCCAATCGCCAAAGATCGGCGCAAACGTTTGGGCGCACATGGTAATTACTTACGATGCATCAACCGGTATCTTCCAGATCTGGGGTAACGGTGTAAAGATCGGCGTACCGGCTTACCAAAGCCGTGGCACAGGCACTACGCTGTTCAACTCATTCGAGCCAAGCGAAGTGATCTTTGGCGGTAACTACAATGTTATCCCGGGCAAAACCGTATCTACCGATACCAGCTTTGGCGCTATGACCGGCAGTATCGATGAGGTGCGCGTATATAACGTATGCCTGCCCGATGCCTACATTATATCGCTCTACAAATTAGGCCTGGCCGGAAAATAA
- a CDS encoding triple tyrosine motif-containing protein, with translation MRKIVCILFFCTAFCTGLFAADIKTIGVPYIQNYPKSIYGSGNQNWSVTQGKSGMMYFGNAEGLLVYDGRYWQQYNMPHRQIVRSVATDGKGHVYTGSYGDFGYWAFKNNRFSYNSLTGLIPGTHNLTDEIWKIYVDGDRVIFQSFSTIYIYRDQKIAVIKVNSPYLFLHKVNNRFFVEGLNRGLFELIGDKLSQAPGSEKIHSVLSILPYKGDRYLVGTSKDGLFIYDGKTFTPFQTPANTFLQTYQLNNGTRVLNKYYAYGTILNGLIIIDEDGRVIQQINKNSGLQNNTVLSLYADSEQNLWAGLDNGIDRIELNSPLYFYFDKTGKFGTVYSSIIFNDKIYLGTNQGLFYSNWTQQNNSFNFQIIPNSQGQVWDLSLVDGQLLCGHNSGTFKVAGNTIGRLSSQSGGWTIKRLNSAPNYMVQGTYNGLALYQKAQNGNWGYVARVEGFNEPSRHVEEDSRGEIWVSHAYKGLNKLTLSPDLRKVVANKYFDEKNGLPGNYNINVFNLENKIVFSSDSGFYTYDELSDRFSKYNVLNKKLGSFATSNKIISAGKHLYWFINNGKVALVDFSHPGELVINSNVFSVLDGHMVQYYENISRISDNLYLISVDDGFVIYNTGDGPDVNPGKLRASVLIRRIEDITDKYKIISENGSNSGLLQIPYNRDNIRIAFALPYYRQANIRFQYYLSGYSNDWSDWTTATQKDFTNLSAGTYQFKVRARINNALISDITVFDFEVLPPWYATKLADLVYLIMAIAALFIGKKVYERKLQRDHQKIADRIQKEQDEVLRKEAEENEKRIARLETEKLHTELESKSRELANTALSLTYKNEILQKLSEELLKVKDSSGKKLPEIQLNKIQKVINEGMDNERDWNLFEKSFNEAHENFFKKLSAHHPHLVPNDLKLCAYLRMNMSSKELASLLNITLRGVEIRRYRLRKKLDIPHDTNLVKFLMEL, from the coding sequence ATGCGCAAAATAGTTTGCATCCTTTTTTTCTGTACTGCGTTTTGTACCGGCCTTTTTGCGGCTGATATTAAGACCATTGGTGTACCCTATATCCAAAACTATCCCAAAAGTATTTATGGCTCAGGAAATCAAAACTGGTCGGTAACGCAGGGTAAAAGCGGTATGATGTATTTTGGCAATGCCGAGGGCCTTTTGGTGTATGATGGCCGTTACTGGCAGCAATACAATATGCCGCACCGGCAAATCGTCCGCTCGGTAGCTACCGATGGCAAGGGACATGTGTACACCGGCAGTTATGGCGATTTTGGTTACTGGGCGTTTAAAAATAACCGGTTCTCCTACAATTCATTAACAGGGCTGATACCTGGTACACACAATCTTACCGATGAAATATGGAAGATATATGTAGACGGCGACAGGGTTATCTTCCAGTCGTTCTCTACTATTTACATTTATCGCGATCAAAAAATAGCGGTTATAAAAGTCAATTCACCTTATCTTTTTTTGCATAAGGTAAACAACCGCTTTTTTGTGGAAGGCCTTAACCGGGGTCTGTTCGAACTGATCGGTGATAAATTAAGCCAGGCACCGGGCAGCGAAAAGATCCATAGTGTATTATCAATATTACCTTATAAAGGCGACCGCTACCTGGTAGGTACCAGTAAGGATGGCCTTTTTATTTATGACGGTAAAACATTCACCCCCTTCCAAACACCGGCCAATACTTTCCTGCAAACCTACCAGCTTAATAATGGCACCCGGGTGCTTAATAAATACTATGCTTATGGAACGATACTGAACGGTCTGATCATTATTGACGAGGATGGCCGGGTGATACAGCAGATCAACAAGAACAGCGGCTTGCAAAACAATACCGTACTAAGCTTATACGCCGATAGCGAACAAAACCTTTGGGCGGGGCTGGATAATGGTATAGACCGCATAGAACTGAACTCGCCTTTATATTTTTATTTTGATAAGACAGGCAAATTCGGCACGGTTTATTCAAGTATCATATTTAACGATAAGATCTACCTGGGCACCAACCAGGGGCTTTTCTACAGCAACTGGACGCAACAAAACAACTCGTTCAATTTCCAGATCATCCCCAACTCGCAGGGGCAGGTTTGGGACTTGAGCCTGGTAGACGGACAACTGCTTTGCGGGCATAACAGCGGCACCTTTAAAGTAGCCGGCAATACCATAGGGCGCCTGTCATCGCAAAGCGGCGGCTGGACCATCAAACGGTTGAACAGCGCGCCAAACTATATGGTACAGGGAACCTATAACGGCTTAGCCCTATATCAAAAAGCCCAGAACGGCAATTGGGGTTATGTGGCACGCGTTGAGGGTTTTAACGAACCATCACGCCATGTAGAAGAAGATAGTCGCGGTGAAATATGGGTAAGCCATGCCTACAAGGGCCTAAACAAGCTAACACTTAGTCCTGACTTAAGGAAAGTAGTGGCCAATAAGTATTTCGACGAGAAAAATGGCCTGCCGGGCAATTATAATATCAATGTGTTTAACCTGGAGAATAAGATCGTTTTTTCGTCCGATTCGGGTTTTTATACATATGATGAACTAAGCGACCGTTTCAGCAAATACAATGTGCTGAATAAAAAGCTGGGATCGTTCGCTACATCAAATAAGATCATTAGCGCCGGTAAGCACCTTTACTGGTTCATTAACAACGGCAAGGTTGCGTTGGTTGATTTTTCGCACCCGGGCGAACTGGTTATCAATTCAAACGTGTTTAGCGTGCTGGATGGGCACATGGTGCAATATTACGAGAACATTAGCCGCATTAGTGATAACCTGTACCTCATCAGTGTTGATGATGGCTTTGTGATCTACAACACCGGCGATGGGCCTGATGTTAATCCAGGGAAATTACGGGCTTCGGTACTGATACGCAGGATTGAAGATATTACCGATAAGTATAAGATCATCAGCGAGAATGGCAGCAACAGTGGCCTGCTGCAAATACCTTATAACCGCGATAATATCCGCATAGCGTTCGCGCTGCCTTATTACCGGCAGGCCAATATCAGGTTCCAGTATTACCTCAGCGGGTATTCTAACGATTGGTCTGACTGGACAACAGCCACGCAAAAGGATTTCACCAACCTATCGGCAGGCACCTACCAGTTTAAGGTGAGGGCGCGTATTAACAATGCGCTGATAAGTGATATTACCGTTTTTGATTTTGAAGTACTGCCACCATGGTATGCCACTAAATTGGCCGACCTGGTTTACCTCATCATGGCCATAGCCGCCCTGTTCATCGGGAAAAAGGTATATGAGCGCAAATTGCAACGCGACCATCAAAAAATAGCCGACCGGATACAAAAAGAGCAGGACGAGGTTTTACGGAAGGAAGCCGAAGAGAATGAAAAACGCATTGCCCGGCTGGAAACCGAAAAACTACATACCGAATTAGAATCCAAAAGCCGCGAGTTGGCCAATACAGCATTATCCCTCACCTATAAAAACGAGATACTGCAAAAGCTGAGCGAGGAACTGCTTAAAGTAAAAGACAGTAGCGGTAAAAAACTGCCCGAAATACAATTGAACAAAATTCAAAAAGTGATAAACGAGGGCATGGATAACGAGCGCGACTGGAACCTTTTTGAGAAAAGTTTTAACGAAGCGCACGAGAATTTCTTCAAAAAATTATCCGCCCATCACCCCCACCTGGTACCCAACGATCTGAAGCTTTGCGCCTATCTGCGCATGAATATGAGCAGTAAAGAACTGGCCTCGTTATTAAACATTACACTGCGCGGTGTAGAAATACGTCGTTATCGCCTGCGTAAGAAGCTGGACATCCCTCATGACACTAACCTCGTAAAGTTCCTGATGGAGCTATAG
- a CDS encoding glycerophosphodiester phosphodiesterase family protein — MAAKYPSFIKIGHRGTRGMMPENTIPAMEKGISYGADMVEMDVHITKDGQVIVYHDDSFDPNYTLMPDGSEIDPKQRDKYIFYQMNYADIRPFIIGTKKYKPYPLQQSVRTYTPLLSELIDSVDHYTKVNKLPKVYYLVEIKADEKTDGINQPAPDVFVKKVMDVLIPKKLGDRLIIQSFDKRQIKEVHKQYPKVATGFLIGDKKLSFEQHMQELGYTPTFYNPHYGMVDAKLVQQCHENHMLICPWTVNDMTEMKRVKEIGVDGIITDFPNYFADLLK, encoded by the coding sequence ATGGCAGCAAAATATCCGTCGTTTATAAAAATAGGCCACAGGGGTACCCGCGGCATGATGCCAGAAAACACCATCCCCGCTATGGAAAAAGGAATAAGCTATGGTGCCGATATGGTGGAGATGGATGTGCACATTACCAAGGACGGCCAGGTAATTGTTTACCACGATGACTCCTTCGACCCTAATTATACCCTGATGCCCGATGGCAGCGAAATTGACCCGAAGCAGCGCGATAAGTATATATTTTACCAAATGAATTATGCCGATATCCGCCCGTTTATCATCGGCACAAAAAAGTACAAACCCTATCCGCTACAGCAAAGTGTACGTACTTATACTCCCCTGCTTAGTGAACTGATAGATTCGGTTGATCATTATACTAAAGTGAATAAACTGCCCAAGGTTTATTATTTGGTAGAGATAAAGGCCGATGAAAAAACCGATGGCATCAATCAGCCAGCGCCGGATGTATTTGTGAAAAAGGTAATGGATGTGCTGATCCCCAAAAAGCTTGGCGACAGGCTGATCATCCAATCATTTGATAAGCGCCAGATAAAAGAAGTTCATAAGCAATATCCCAAAGTAGCTACCGGCTTTTTAATTGGTGATAAAAAGTTAAGCTTTGAGCAGCATATGCAGGAATTGGGCTACACCCCTACCTTTTATAACCCGCACTATGGTATGGTTGACGCCAAACTGGTGCAGCAATGCCACGAAAACCACATGCTGATTTGCCCCTGGACGGTAAATGACATGACCGAAATGAAGCGTGTAAAAGAAATAGGCGTAGATGGCATCATCACCGATTTCCCAAACTACTTTGCCGACCTGCTGAAATAG
- a CDS encoding RagB/SusD family nutrient uptake outer membrane protein produces MKNLNNKTKYLGMAAIAVLMITSNFGCKKFLNTQRPGEYYVENYPYPSNSGPYDQYTFAAYNSLRAYNVHVAPFFLATSVRSDDADKGSTASDGGADAISMDNFPVLPTNGFVNDMWNGYFTLITNCNTVISNINTNNTIVATDAQKKLAEAEARFLRGYAYFNMVRFWGRVPLVDKPVTVSGSNIPQSTTAQLYAFIEADLTFAAANLPGSWDKKFVGRATSGAANGILAKVYLTEQKWTQAASTAQLVMNSGLYDLSTSYDKIFGESGENSKESVFEVQATASFATKTANGIQNAQYQGVRDGGVWNLGYGWNVPNDNLAATYEANDPRYARTFLLRSTATVTNKTVYGEATATTWINPAYNHKMYTSASFRALYGDNSGWWMNMRVLRYGDVVLMYAEAANESGNPTAALTALNSIRTRARGSAAATVLPAITTTDPAALRDIIRHERRVELAMEHDRFFDIVRWGISQTAMAAAGKSNFNATRDNLLPIPQTQIDLSKNVLTQNPGY; encoded by the coding sequence ATGAAAAATCTTAACAATAAAACAAAGTATCTGGGTATGGCGGCAATTGCCGTGCTGATGATAACTTCAAACTTTGGTTGCAAAAAATTCCTGAATACCCAAAGGCCAGGTGAATACTATGTAGAAAACTATCCTTACCCAAGCAATTCGGGCCCTTACGATCAGTATACTTTTGCGGCATACAACTCACTGCGCGCTTATAATGTACATGTTGCTCCGTTTTTTTTAGCAACCAGCGTACGCAGCGATGATGCCGATAAAGGTAGCACCGCCAGCGACGGCGGCGCCGACGCGATAAGCATGGACAACTTCCCGGTATTGCCTACAAATGGTTTTGTAAATGATATGTGGAACGGTTATTTCACATTGATAACTAACTGTAATACGGTCATATCTAATATTAATACAAACAATACTATTGTAGCTACCGATGCGCAAAAGAAGCTTGCCGAAGCCGAGGCAAGGTTTTTACGTGGTTACGCCTACTTTAATATGGTACGTTTTTGGGGCCGTGTGCCATTGGTTGATAAGCCGGTTACTGTATCAGGCTCGAACATCCCGCAAAGCACTACTGCTCAACTGTACGCGTTTATCGAGGCCGATCTCACCTTTGCCGCTGCTAATTTACCGGGATCCTGGGATAAAAAATTTGTGGGCCGTGCTACTTCGGGCGCTGCCAACGGTATTTTGGCCAAGGTTTATCTTACCGAACAAAAATGGACACAAGCCGCTTCTACCGCTCAACTGGTGATGAACAGTGGTTTGTATGATCTGTCGACATCTTACGATAAGATCTTTGGCGAATCGGGCGAGAATAGCAAAGAGTCGGTTTTTGAAGTGCAGGCTACCGCCAGTTTCGCTACTAAAACTGCCAACGGTATTCAAAATGCCCAATACCAGGGTGTGCGTGATGGCGGTGTATGGAACTTAGGTTACGGCTGGAATGTTCCTAACGATAATCTTGCTGCAACTTACGAGGCCAACGACCCACGCTACGCCCGTACATTTTTGCTAAGGAGCACCGCTACTGTAACCAATAAAACGGTTTATGGCGAAGCTACCGCTACCACCTGGATCAACCCTGCATATAATCATAAAATGTATACAAGCGCTTCATTCAGGGCGTTGTATGGGGATAACTCTGGCTGGTGGATGAACATGCGTGTACTGCGTTATGGCGATGTGGTGCTGATGTATGCCGAAGCAGCTAACGAGAGTGGCAACCCCACTGCGGCGCTTACCGCTTTAAACAGTATCCGTACAAGGGCACGCGGCAGCGCGGCAGCAACGGTATTACCTGCTATCACCACAACCGATCCGGCTGCTTTACGCGATATCATCCGTCATGAAAGAAGAGTTGAACTGGCTATGGAGCACGACCGCTTCTTCGACATTGTGCGCTGGGGGATTTCGCAAACGGCCATGGCCGCTGCCGGTAAAAGTAACTTTAATGCCACCCGTGATAACTTATTGCCTATTCCGCAAACGCAGATTGACTTAAGTAAAAACGTATTGACACAAAACCCTGGTTATTGA